In Mustela nigripes isolate SB6536 chromosome 10, MUSNIG.SB6536, whole genome shotgun sequence, one DNA window encodes the following:
- the LOC132026027 gene encoding SLAM family member 9-like has translation MGACSEDPHLCGASGLLRFTSLLLSVCSAVTQSPGARGSAVDDSGNPVTLKGAQGTPVLFQVIRNPELPPEFELEKMSWGIVSRSNYIVMLYVFPGRDVPEWVNFQDKFERRVYVLNIMTLRIVNLTLEDSGLYRARESYTRGRQYDQDFHLTVYEPMPRPQIGTMILSLTRGWCNVTVECNTTETREDLTVSWESEGLPRDLEQRPAPGPAPNPWTLAVTLPLSRPSPSLTCVVSNQVDQKTATLDLGDICGHSEYISQRRGAIPVLREPWPSPLLVQAESSIISSVSREA, from the exons ATGGGCGCCTGCTCAGAAGACCCCCACCTGTGCGGGGCCTCTGGGCTCCTGCGATTCACCAGCCTCCTCCTCA GTGTCTGCAGCGCTGTGACCCAGAGTCCTGGAGCCCGTGGGTCTGCCGTGGACGATTCTGGAAACCCTGTTACTCTGAAGGGGGCTCAAGGAACTCCTGTGTTGTTTCAAGTGATCAGAAATCCAGAATTACCTCCAGAATTTGAGCTGGAGAAGATGTCTTGGGGCATCGTATCCAGATCAAATTACATAGTCATGCTGTATGTGTTTCCTGGGAGAGATGTTCCAGAATGGGTCAACTTCCAGGACAAGTTTGAGAGGAGAGTCTATGTGCTCAACATAATGACCCTAAGGATTGTCAACCTGACCCTTGAGGACAGTGGACTGTACCGGGCTCGAGAGTCCTATACGAGAGGAAGACAGTATGACCAGGATTTCCACCTGACGGTCTATG AGCCTATGCCCCGTCCCCAGATTGGGACCATGATTCTGTCCCTCACACGAGGCTGGTGCAACGTCACCGTGGAGTGTAACACCACGGAAACCAGGGAGGACCTGACCGTGTCCTGGGAGAGTGAGGGTCTCCCCAGGGACCTGGAGCAGAGACCGGCCCCAGGACCAGCCCCCAACCCCTGGACCCTGGCTGTGACCCTGCCCCTGAGccggcccagccccagcctcacctGTGTGGTCAGCAACCAGGTGGACCAGAAAACTGCCACCCTGGACCTTGGGGACATCTGTGGCCACAGTGAGTACATCAGCCAGAGGAGGGGGGCTATCCCGGTGCTCAGGGAACCCTGG CCCTCACCCCTGCTGGTCCAGGCAGAATCTAGCATCATCTCAAGTGTGTCTAGGGAGGCTTGA